A part of Apostichopus japonicus isolate 1M-3 chromosome 10, ASM3797524v1, whole genome shotgun sequence genomic DNA contains:
- the LOC139975417 gene encoding cilia- and flagella-associated protein 300-like: MSLAVQSSTEREKTFNFVYLDGRKCGAFESSDIKDLLLKWSMKDYFFVQYYSYDQIFQVYQKNDLVMDFLQDPAVISTIKVVGDNGTVGPVGMAAGKVEVTEIPCSVTSMTFFDRLTDQDVVRESGHIVKCFDDFYEDFTISDELRKMLLLEDSDNYEMYNDAERQEFLFLLFKHICLGGAVCQYEDFIEPYLTTTKVIYKDLVSVRKDPATQKLKVSSIILKVKAWDKDGFQFYPSDKDHDQTFAYLILDPLKRHIAVLYHKWGRGIF; this comes from the exons ATGTCACTTGCTGTCCAAAGTTCGacagagagggaaaaaacattTAACTTTGTTTATCTCGATGGAAGGAAATGCGGAGCATTTGAATCATCTGATATAAAAGACTTGCTGTTGAAGTG gTCGATGAAAGATTACTTCTTTGTGCAATATTATAGCTATGACCaaatttttcaagtttatcagAAAAACGACCTTGTTATG GACTTTCTGCAAGACCCTGCTGTAATATCTACCATTAAAGTTGTGGGTGATAATGGAACAGTTGGACCTGTTG GGATGGCAGCAGGTAAAGTTGAAGTCACGGAAATACCCTGCAGTGTCACATCGATGACTTTCTTCGATCGGCTTACCGATCAAGACGTTGTCCGAGAATCAGGCCATATCGTGAAGTGTTTTGATGATTTTTATGAGGATTTCACCATCTCGGATGAACTTAGGAAG ATGCTGCTCTTAGAGGATTCCGACAACTATGAGATGTACAACGATGCAGAGAGGCAAGAATTCCTCTTCCTTCTCTTTAAGCACATCTGCCTTGGAGGAGCTGTTTGTCAGTATGAGGACTTTATTGAGCCTTACTTGACAACCACAAAGGTTATCTACAAAGATTTAGTCAG TGTTCGCAAAGATCCAGCAACTCAGAAACTGAAGGTGTCTTCAATAATACTCAAAGTGAAGGCATGG GATAAAGACGGCTTCCAGTTTTACCCATCCGACAAAGACCACGACCAAACGTTTGCCTACTTGATCCTCGATCCCCTCAAGAGACATATAGCCGTTCTTTATCATAAGTGGGGGCGAGGAATCTTTTGA
- the LOC139975415 gene encoding GTPase-activating protein skywalker-like isoform X1, whose product MYCCIFNPKGSRRLTVDMSAEDVTPNGQAYSYPAWVDTAAIPPVKHPHVPTSPQSSPTKAIPTDLKKLKKSARKGKYKGTLGERDNLWYQICIRKVSAGHGIYDEVSKDVFLESNSSKDENLVFPAFVDQNYVFTYYLNSEGKQKLSQLLCVISSTRPDIIYCPLMVPVASLLLHFMDCSQAYDCLAALHTSNTYKHMEQTRSGHESFRMTFGKLVQRFSSSVHKLIVQKTNGNPQEVYDDWLFWILRDLPIHHLIRVMDCYLMEGLKIFYRVGLSVLVLYKKHRAYDGATNIPASIQKFLQTTDISPEEFLSVGFQFRGLSRSVIGAYQTKVKVAADDGDGSQSSPQSLSVPIALRRSGSTIVTGKQLQTIWSWLPTRFSIYQPSLVFTSEDHGFSINTFYQRCEYCEPTILLIKTMDDEVFGAYLSTCWGQRNDEEQKTPYFGTGESFMFSLSPEEKKYPWVGLIDNNKVSGPSDHAAHLFMRAQANLIAVGGGGGDGICLDGDLTKGRTKACITFNNPPLAKEEVFQTRVIEVLTFADSDDGD is encoded by the exons ATGTATTGCTG CATTTTCAACCCAAAGGGATCAAGAAGGCTGACAGTGGACATGTCAGCCGAGGACGTCACTCCTAATGGACAGGCATATTCATACCCTGCATGGGTAGACACTGCTGCCATACCACCAGTTAAGCACCCTCACGTCCCCACTTCTCCTCAGTCATCACCTACAAAAGCTATACCAACTgatttgaaaaagttaaagaaatCTGCAAGGAAAGGCAAATACAAAGGGACCTTAGGAGAGAGGGATAACTTGTGGTATCAAATCTGTATTCGGAAAGTTTCTGCAGGACATGGAATTTATGACGAAGTCTCTAAAGATGTCTTCCTGGAGAGTAATTCATCTAAAG ATGAAAATTTGGTATTTCCTGCATTTGTGGACCAGAATTACGTGTTCACGTACTATCTCAACTCAGAGGGGAAGCAGAAGTTGTCTCAACTCTTGTGTGTGATAAGCAGCACCCGTCCAGACATTATTTACTGCCCCTTGATGGTTCCGGTAGCTAGCCTTCTCCTCCATTTCATGGATTGTAGCCAGGCCTATGACTGTCTTGCCGCATTGCATACTAGTAACACCTACAAGCACATGGAACAGACTAGAAGTGGTCACGAGTCATTCAGAATGACTTTCGGCAAACTTGTCCAAAGATTTTCG TCATCTGTACACAAGTTGATAGTCCAGAAGACCAATGGTAACCCTCAAGAAGTATATGATGACTGGCTTTTCTGGATTTTACGAGATCTGCCCATACATCATCTG ATCCGGGTTATGGACTGCTATTTAATGGAAGGCTTGAAGATATTTTACCGAGTTGGATTATCGGTGTTGGTGCTCTACAAGAAACACAGAG CCTATGACGGTGCAACAAATATCCCcgcttccattcagaagtttctTCAGACAACAGATATCTCTCCAGAGGAATTCCTATCT GTGGGCTTCCAGTTCAGAGGTCTGTCCAGGTCTGTGATTGGTGCTTATCAAACAAAGGTCAAGGTCGCAGcagatgatggtgatggttcGCAGAGCTCTCCTCAGAGTCTCTCCGTACCCATCGCCCTGCGTAGGTCAGGATCAACCATCGTAACGGGAAAACAG CTTCAAACCATCTGGAGTTGGCTGCCTACCCGTTTCTCAATCTATCAGCCGAGTCTTGTGTTCACGTCTGAGGACCACGGTTTCTCGATCAACACATTCTACCAGCGATGTGAATACTGCGAACCAACCATTCTGCTGATAAAGACCATGGACGATGAG GTGTTTGGTGCTTACCTATCAACTTGTTGGGGTCAGAGGAATGATGAGGAACAGAAGACGCCTTACTTTGGGACCGGAGAGagtttcatgttttctttatcACCGGAAGAAAAGAAGTATCCCTGGGTTGGATTAATCGATAATAATAAAGTTAGCGGACCATCAGACCATGCTGCGCATCTCTTTATGCGTGCTCAAGCCAATCTCATAGCTGTTGGTGGAGG AGGTGGCGACGGTATTTGTCTAGATGGAGATTTAACCAAAGGAAGAACCAAAGCCTGCATCACTTTTAACAATCCACCCCTGGCCAAAGAAGAGGTCTTCCAGACAAGAGTAATAGAAGTACTAACTTTTGCCGATTCTGATGATGGCGATTAA
- the LOC139975415 gene encoding GTPase-activating protein skywalker-like isoform X2, translating to MSAEDVTPNGQAYSYPAWVDTAAIPPVKHPHVPTSPQSSPTKAIPTDLKKLKKSARKGKYKGTLGERDNLWYQICIRKVSAGHGIYDEVSKDVFLESNSSKDENLVFPAFVDQNYVFTYYLNSEGKQKLSQLLCVISSTRPDIIYCPLMVPVASLLLHFMDCSQAYDCLAALHTSNTYKHMEQTRSGHESFRMTFGKLVQRFSSSVHKLIVQKTNGNPQEVYDDWLFWILRDLPIHHLIRVMDCYLMEGLKIFYRVGLSVLVLYKKHRAYDGATNIPASIQKFLQTTDISPEEFLSVGFQFRGLSRSVIGAYQTKVKVAADDGDGSQSSPQSLSVPIALRRSGSTIVTGKQLQTIWSWLPTRFSIYQPSLVFTSEDHGFSINTFYQRCEYCEPTILLIKTMDDEVFGAYLSTCWGQRNDEEQKTPYFGTGESFMFSLSPEEKKYPWVGLIDNNKVSGPSDHAAHLFMRAQANLIAVGGGGGDGICLDGDLTKGRTKACITFNNPPLAKEEVFQTRVIEVLTFADSDDGD from the exons ATGTCAGCCGAGGACGTCACTCCTAATGGACAGGCATATTCATACCCTGCATGGGTAGACACTGCTGCCATACCACCAGTTAAGCACCCTCACGTCCCCACTTCTCCTCAGTCATCACCTACAAAAGCTATACCAACTgatttgaaaaagttaaagaaatCTGCAAGGAAAGGCAAATACAAAGGGACCTTAGGAGAGAGGGATAACTTGTGGTATCAAATCTGTATTCGGAAAGTTTCTGCAGGACATGGAATTTATGACGAAGTCTCTAAAGATGTCTTCCTGGAGAGTAATTCATCTAAAG ATGAAAATTTGGTATTTCCTGCATTTGTGGACCAGAATTACGTGTTCACGTACTATCTCAACTCAGAGGGGAAGCAGAAGTTGTCTCAACTCTTGTGTGTGATAAGCAGCACCCGTCCAGACATTATTTACTGCCCCTTGATGGTTCCGGTAGCTAGCCTTCTCCTCCATTTCATGGATTGTAGCCAGGCCTATGACTGTCTTGCCGCATTGCATACTAGTAACACCTACAAGCACATGGAACAGACTAGAAGTGGTCACGAGTCATTCAGAATGACTTTCGGCAAACTTGTCCAAAGATTTTCG TCATCTGTACACAAGTTGATAGTCCAGAAGACCAATGGTAACCCTCAAGAAGTATATGATGACTGGCTTTTCTGGATTTTACGAGATCTGCCCATACATCATCTG ATCCGGGTTATGGACTGCTATTTAATGGAAGGCTTGAAGATATTTTACCGAGTTGGATTATCGGTGTTGGTGCTCTACAAGAAACACAGAG CCTATGACGGTGCAACAAATATCCCcgcttccattcagaagtttctTCAGACAACAGATATCTCTCCAGAGGAATTCCTATCT GTGGGCTTCCAGTTCAGAGGTCTGTCCAGGTCTGTGATTGGTGCTTATCAAACAAAGGTCAAGGTCGCAGcagatgatggtgatggttcGCAGAGCTCTCCTCAGAGTCTCTCCGTACCCATCGCCCTGCGTAGGTCAGGATCAACCATCGTAACGGGAAAACAG CTTCAAACCATCTGGAGTTGGCTGCCTACCCGTTTCTCAATCTATCAGCCGAGTCTTGTGTTCACGTCTGAGGACCACGGTTTCTCGATCAACACATTCTACCAGCGATGTGAATACTGCGAACCAACCATTCTGCTGATAAAGACCATGGACGATGAG GTGTTTGGTGCTTACCTATCAACTTGTTGGGGTCAGAGGAATGATGAGGAACAGAAGACGCCTTACTTTGGGACCGGAGAGagtttcatgttttctttatcACCGGAAGAAAAGAAGTATCCCTGGGTTGGATTAATCGATAATAATAAAGTTAGCGGACCATCAGACCATGCTGCGCATCTCTTTATGCGTGCTCAAGCCAATCTCATAGCTGTTGGTGGAGG AGGTGGCGACGGTATTTGTCTAGATGGAGATTTAACCAAAGGAAGAACCAAAGCCTGCATCACTTTTAACAATCCACCCCTGGCCAAAGAAGAGGTCTTCCAGACAAGAGTAATAGAAGTACTAACTTTTGCCGATTCTGATGATGGCGATTAA